The DNA sequence CTTTGTCTCTCTGTGACTAtatcacatatatgtatatatatatgaatgaaccAGGCTTTTGTAttattctttctttagcctCTCATGGCGGGTCTACATTCTTTATCTAGACCTTCCTcgtcctcctcttcttcttcgtcttcttcatcatcatcgctTTCGTCTCAGGCTTACACTTCCCGAATCGTATTGCTGCTGACTGTCCTACCCTTGACTCTCGCCTGCTTCGCTTTCATTCTCCAATGGCGGGGCGGTCTCAATGACCCCATTACCCGATGGTCGCCCGACAACCTTCAGTTCCCTGGTATGACTACCTTCGATGCATCCCGGACTTCTCGTACGTCGAAATCGGATTGTGTGGATCCTTTGGCTCGGAGTCGCTCTCCCTCTTTTCCTTACTTTCTGGACTGGAAATTTGATTACACCTCCGATCTAAGGCCAAGGGTAACCGCCTTTTGTGTGtccatttgattttttattttttattttttttccccaattgaAATGTCATGATTTTGTGGGGTGTTGTTATTGCCCGGCaagtgtatttatttatttgttctgtATTTGTTGGGTTTGTAATTCATGTTTTATTGAAATTAATGTTCTTGGGTTGATTgagttgttattgtttttatgttaCTGGTCTGATTCGTGGGTTGATCTTTTTTTCAATGTGTTTTTTTGGCTCATGTGATCTGCACCATCAATTTTTTGAAGTGGAGCACTGTTCACCAGTCTATTTTGTGCATCACTAATTTGGTGGTGAAGAAAACCAATCGTTTTTCTCTTTATCCTGATTTGTttgatgattttctttttgaataatttaattCTTAAGCCTGCCTTCTTCTCTTTTATATGATTTACGTTATTTTAATTGGTTCAATTCATCAATCTTTGTCAAATATTGCTTACCGATATTGACGCCAATGAAGAAACGTATGCACACTGAGAGAATGTGGGACATATTAAAATCATTCTAGTTTGACATTTTTGTTACTGACTTTGAATTTGGTTATACTAACTAATATTCTACTCCTTGGCTACAATCATTTGATTCTCTTGAAAGATAGAATGTGACCTTGAATCTTATTCTGCAGACTGCAGAGAGTGTTTCACTTGTTTAAAATTTGTTGGTTTTGAATCATCATTTAAACCTGTTTGACATGGATTCacttatttgtaattttatggtGATATGCAAGATCGTTTTTTCTAAGATATATTGTAATGCCTAGCTTGGAATAATTTTAAATGCTTAACTTTGTGCAAATATTTTAGTGATTCCCTTGTgtagaaaatattgaaaacaatTCCTATTATTGCAGATAAGTATAACAACGAGTACGTCTGCTGGTTTGGAGCAAACTTTGCCGTGGATATTTTATCACAAGGTTATAGGAGTTACAAACTTTTTCCTCTTTGTGGAGGGAAAGGCAGCCTCTGCTAATGTATCTAAAGTTTTAGAAAGCATTCCAGTGAGTCAAAGTCACCTAATGATTCTCCATATGcttaatttttcagttttattatCTTCTAATCCTTAAGCATTCAAATTTATATTGCATGGACTAAAAATCAGGGCGTGAAAGTTATATTCAGAACAAGGGAACTAGAGGAGCAGCAAGCTAGAAGGTAGGAAAATTCTGTTTTGAATATGCTTTTAATTGGTCATTGATAATTTTACAATTACACACATTACCTTTAATATAGAACATATTGAATGTGCCTTCAGTGTTATATAGTGTCAGGATTGTGATTTGGTAATGGAGATTATTCCCCTGCTTTTGTATCTTAGCCATGATGATGGTCCTGTTAGTCTTAAATTATGAGTTGTGCTATTATGTCATCCCCTATaacttgttaattttttgattcATGGGTTATCAGCCGGATTTGGAATGAGAGTTGGCTTGCTAGCTTCTTCTACAAACCATGTAATTATGAGTTGTTTGTGAAGCAATCCCTTAATATGGAGATGGCTATTGTCATGGCAAGGGTAGGGCTTTTCTGCTCAAGTATTGCATAACACAGTATATATTCTTATGTTGTATAGTCATATAATACTTGTATATTTCCTTTTCCAATTTCAGGAGGCTGGAATGGATTGGATAATTCATCTTGACACTGATGAGCTAATACATCCAGCAGGCACTAGCACTCAGGAATACTCCTTGAGACAATTGTTGTCAGATGTTCCTGCAAATGTTGATATGGTTATCTTCCCCAATTATGTAAGCATAACAACTTTAATTGGTGTAGGATAGTTGTCGTTTTGGAGCATTAGCGGCCGGCTGGTTAACCACAAAGTGATGGATAGCTGTCTCTCGTCCTCTAGATGTAGGATTAGTCCTGGGTCtcgacttttttttcttttttctctcatcTAAGCTAGTTGGTGCTTTTGAAGATATTGTTTCAAGTTTAGTCTGTTTTTGGTGTTTTAACATTACTGTAGATAGTTTGGATGGAAATTATCTTGGAATTGCGGGCATATTTGTTTGTTGCAGGAAAGTAGTGTTGAGCGGGATGATATCAAGGAACCATTCAGTGAGGTACTCATAATATCTCCCATCAAATATTTTCTTGTTTGAGTACTAAGAAAAAAACTGTTTTCTGCTTGGACAAATTTGAATTCTCATttgctcttctttttcttatctaCTTCCGAAATTTGGTACTTCCATTATTATCTTTTGTCAATATTTGTTGAATTTCTATGTTTCATGTATTTGTGTACCCTTCTATGTTTCATGTTTTAGTATACCCGCATATGCATGGAGACTCTAACTCATGCAAATTGCCTTTTATGTTGCCACAGGTCTCAATGTTCAAGAAGAACTATGACCATCTTCCAAAAGATGTATATTTTGGCAATTACAGGGAAGCAACTCGTGGTAATCCAAACTACTTTTTGACCTATGGAAATGGGAAATCAGCTGCTCGAATTCAAGATCACCTCCGCCCCAATGGTGCACACAGATGGCACAACTATATGAAGCCACCAAAGTatggaaatattttttaatatgtttgtttatacaTTATTTATTGATGAAACTTGTCATTTTTACTGCACATTTCTGTATCAGTATTCTTCTAATTTTTATCTGTTGCAAGTGGATGTTCTAGCCATATAAAGGCTCACTTTTCGTCTGTGGAATTTTTGATAGTGAGATCAAATTTGAGGAGGCTGCTGTATTGCATTATACATATCCCAAGTTTTCTGATTTGACTTCCAGACGTGATCGGTGTGGATGCAAACCTACTAGGAATGATGTTAAAAGATGCTTCATGTTGGAATTTGACAGACCTGTGAGTTCTAATATCTGCATTTTGTTAGTATGATTAAGATTGCAATTTCCCCTTTGTGGTTCAATTATCTGGACACTTGGTCATGTTTTTGTCATCAGGCTTACAGTTTTTTCCTGTTCTCTTCTGCAGGCATTCATAATTGCTTCAACTGCAACGGATGAGGAAATGCTTCAATGGTAATAATTTCtcataaacaaatatatgtcCTGAGTCAATTAGGGGGAGAATTACACATGacattggaaaaaataatacaaaatagtgGCTAACGACAATCAAGCACGAGACATGCATTTGGCAGGAAATCTCTTCGATGTTAACACGTTGATATCGACCATCTTTTTCCTTAAACTTTGAAGTTAACATATAAGAGCCACCTAAATGTAAATCATTAATGCAGAGATTATTCCTATATTCAAGAGCATTAAGCCAAATTATTCTGGATGGCTTGAAAGCTGATTCTGTAAAATTAGTTATAGAGGAGGTGAATTGGGTAGATAATTTATCCTTCAAACATGGAATTATAGGATCATAATGATAATCATTTAACATGAGGTGCACTATGATTGAAATATGTAACAATTTTCAGGATtggttttgtaattatttttgtgtCCTCACCCCAAAGCTCCTGTTGCCTTAGGTACCGTGAGCACATTGTTTGGACTGACAGAGCCCTGATCTTGAAATTTTTGAGGAGGGGCATCTTGACTCGGATTTATGCACCTATGGTTAGTTCAAGATACACActccttttatattttgttatcagTTTTTTTTCCTGCTACATTTTCCTTAGCCATAAATTGACCTTACTTGTAGAATCCTGACGCCTACTTATTCATTATATTACAGGTAATCATTCAAAACTTGAGAGAATCTGGTGTTTTTACCTCTGTAATTGAATCAGCTACAAAACCAAGTCTCTCCAAAGACCAGTTCATATCATCAATCAACAGTAGCAACTCTGCAGAAGCAAACAAATCTGGTGTGTTTTCTTCAAGAAAGTTTGCTAACAGAGATTCTCAAACAACTGCTAGAAGGATCTTGGAATTCACTTATAATTCTACTCTTCCTTTAGCAATCCCACCTCTATCTCCTCCAGGCTCCGAAGACTTTCAAAGATTGCATATTTAATTCTCCCTTTCAACAAAACGACCATTTCCCTGATAGTTTTTTGCTTCCCATTTGAAGAAGCATCTGAGATGATTATCATTGTCATCATCATAAAAACACAAACTTGAAGGGAGAGAGGCAGGTTTTGCATTCATGGTGGGGGCCTTTTTCAGTGTTCGGTTTTTATGGGGGAGGGTTCATCTTGATCATTAACCCAAGCGCTGGTGTACATTTTCAGGTTTAGAAGATAGATTAGATTTTGTAGAGAGAGGTGTAGAGAGCGGGATTCTGGTTGCAGGTTTCATTTAGTATGATTTACAGATAGTCTCTCTGTGTAATTCAGTCTTGAATggcattttgttttgaaaatgccATCTTCTTGATAAGTTGCCTGGGATTTGTAATCTGCGTTCCCTGgtgttttatgttttgtttgttttatacaAGTCAGAAAGAAGTAACATCACTAGGTTCATTCATTCTCCACATATGAATTTCTCAGTTGattattcaataaaaaacaGATATATTAGTTTAAAAGCTTGCTTTTGGTTCAAGATTCATATGTTGCATTTAGCGTTTGGGATACAGCTTAATCTTATATGATGAGAGTGGATTATGTCCATTGCACAAAAACTCCAAAGATTAAAAACTTGCAatggataaaaattataatataaatttcatataaagtTGTGCTttgttaaatcaaaattttagcgACTTAAAACCATGACTAGCATACCCCAAaatttctatttctttattattattattttttattattatagaaGAATACCCCCAAATTCaatttgataaaaagaaaaaataaaaatctaatataatttatgtcacgaaaaaaataaaaaataaaaaattgacattttAAAGATGGAATGTAATATTCCAATTTTGTCGTTTCACATAGTTATTTTGGGCTTTTGGTGGGCCTTGGAGGCTGCTAAGGTCCAGCGTTCCCACCATAATATCACACGTGCCTTACACTTGCATACCACTCGTTAACTTGCGCAGGGACGAGGGCCTCTCTGCTCAAAAGCGAAACAGACAGTGAAACACTTTTTGGCGGTTGTTCTCCCAAGCCTTGCTGCCAGAGTGCTAACCTGCGCCGGCGTTGCATGTTAACGTACGCCGTCCTCGTCCTGAGCCACCATGAATCAAATTCAATCATTTCAATTAGGTTTTAAGGCTTTTAcaaaaggttttatttttcaCCTATTTTTTTGTCTCTTCTTTATTTATGTAGTCATTCTTTCCCCTTTTCTCGAGCATtctaagaggaaaaaaaaaaaaaaaaaatcaattttatgagGACTATAAGTTCTGCTCTTAATACATGACTGAAAATATTGTAGCTATGCAGTAGTAGCTCCTGGGAGTTTCAGAATCGCAGCATTGGTTTCGTTGAG is a window from the Ziziphus jujuba cultivar Dongzao chromosome 11, ASM3175591v1 genome containing:
- the LOC107431602 gene encoding glycosyltransferase-like At2g41451 — translated: MAGLHSLSRPSSSSSSSSSSSSSSLSSQAYTSRIVLLLTVLPLTLACFAFILQWRGGLNDPITRWSPDNLQFPGMTTFDASRTSRTSKSDCVDPLARSRSPSFPYFLDWKFDYTSDLRPRISITTSTSAGLEQTLPWIFYHKVIGVTNFFLFVEGKAASANVSKVLESIPGVKVIFRTRELEEQQARSRIWNESWLASFFYKPCNYELFVKQSLNMEMAIVMAREAGMDWIIHLDTDELIHPAGTSTQEYSLRQLLSDVPANVDMVIFPNYESSVERDDIKEPFSEVSMFKKNYDHLPKDVYFGNYREATRGNPNYFLTYGNGKSAARIQDHLRPNGAHRWHNYMKPPNEIKFEEAAVLHYTYPKFSDLTSRRDRCGCKPTRNDVKRCFMLEFDRPAFIIASTATDEEMLQWYREHIVWTDRALILKFLRRGILTRIYAPMVIIQNLRESGVFTSVIESATKPSLSKDQFISSINSSNSAEANKSGVFSSRKFANRDSQTTARRILEFTYNSTLPLAIPPLSPPGSEDFQRLHI